One segment of Desulfonatronum sp. SC1 DNA contains the following:
- a CDS encoding anthranilate synthase component I family protein, producing the protein MSIDLSQTGQWLAADVQTPISLFLGLVGKRQGILLESAEVDGRLGRYSLIAWDFRLRLSCRDGRMDVQAQDARLKSLEKLDGEEFIPALREILSTVRITPQDEFAGLPALARGLYGYFGYAMAGLFEPKLAEQLPPSQADACLVLPGRVALFDHLHHRCCVLSLDPDRSGVDELQQSAPDEPPVMGQVRHIPEAEEFMERVRRTKELIRTGEVIQTVMSTRFEAPFSGEPFVLYRRLRQINPSPYMFFMRLPRLTLLGSSPELLVRCQGGLLQSRPIAGTRLRGETETQDRELAEELLADPKERAEHVMLVDLGRNDLGRIAAPGSVTVEKYMQVERFSHVMHMTSYVQAQLAQGKDALDVLQATFPAGTVSGAPKIRAMEIIAEEEGLPRGPYAGAVGWLGLNPAEGPDRDAVNLDTGITIRSLWVRDGQVHFQAGAGIVHDSDPHKEWQECHNKARVLFEAFSRQGGSDVFTYR; encoded by the coding sequence ATGTCAATCGACTTGTCCCAGACCGGCCAGTGGCTGGCAGCGGACGTGCAGACGCCCATCAGCCTGTTTCTTGGGCTGGTGGGGAAGCGGCAGGGGATTTTGCTGGAGAGCGCGGAGGTGGACGGGCGGCTGGGCCGCTATAGTCTGATCGCCTGGGACTTCCGGCTGCGGCTGAGTTGCCGGGACGGGCGGATGGACGTCCAGGCCCAGGATGCCCGCCTGAAAAGTCTGGAAAAGCTCGACGGAGAGGAGTTCATTCCGGCGTTGCGTGAAATCCTGTCCACCGTGCGGATCACGCCCCAGGACGAGTTCGCCGGGTTGCCGGCCCTGGCCCGAGGGCTTTACGGCTACTTCGGCTACGCAATGGCCGGGCTGTTCGAGCCCAAGTTGGCTGAGCAGCTTCCTCCGAGCCAGGCCGATGCCTGTCTGGTTCTACCCGGGCGGGTGGCTCTGTTCGACCATCTGCATCATCGCTGCTGCGTGCTCAGCCTGGACCCGGACCGGTCCGGAGTGGACGAGCTGCAGCAGAGCGCTCCGGACGAGCCGCCGGTGATGGGCCAAGTGCGGCACATCCCCGAGGCCGAGGAGTTCATGGAGCGGGTCCGGCGGACCAAGGAGCTGATCCGCACCGGCGAGGTGATCCAGACCGTGATGTCCACCCGGTTTGAGGCCCCCTTTTCCGGCGAGCCATTTGTCCTTTACCGTCGCTTGCGCCAGATCAACCCCTCGCCGTACATGTTCTTCATGCGCCTGCCCCGGCTGACCCTGCTGGGTTCCTCCCCGGAGTTGCTGGTCCGCTGCCAGGGCGGTCTGCTTCAGTCCCGACCCATCGCCGGAACCCGGTTACGGGGCGAGACCGAAACCCAGGACCGGGAGCTGGCCGAGGAGTTGTTGGCCGATCCCAAGGAACGGGCCGAACATGTGATGCTCGTGGATCTGGGCCGCAACGATTTAGGCCGGATCGCCGCGCCGGGCAGCGTCACGGTGGAAAAGTACATGCAGGTGGAGCGCTTCTCCCACGTGATGCACATGACCTCCTATGTCCAGGCCCAACTGGCTCAGGGCAAGGACGCCCTGGACGTGCTTCAGGCCACCTTCCCTGCCGGGACGGTCAGCGGCGCGCCCAAGATCCGGGCCATGGAGATCATCGCCGAAGAGGAGGGGCTGCCGCGCGGGCCCTATGCCGGGGCCGTGGGCTGGCTGGGCCTGAACCCGGCGGAGGGTCCGGACCGGGATGCGGTCAATCTGGATACGGGGATCACCATCCGCAGCCTCTGGGTGCGAGACGGCCAGGTCCATTTCCAGGCCGGGGCCGGGATCGTTCACGACTCTGATCCACACAAGGAATGGCAGGAATGTCACAACAAGGCCCGAGTGCTTTTTGAAGCCTTCAGCCGCCAGGGAGGAAGTGATGTTTTTACTTATCGATAA
- a CDS encoding indole-3-glycerol-phosphate synthase, with translation MGSSMLERFRQAKQVEIRELISLESAGRLPEPSITPRPSLAKALLERGPGAVIAEYKRASPSRGVINANWPPDRAAAGYARAGAAVLSVLTEETYFQGSLEYLPVMAVSGLPLLRKDFLLHPLQVRQTAATPASALLLIARMLSQSELETMLTECRTFGLEAVVEVFDEADLDKAKAANSTLIQVNNRDLDRLTTDLRISEDLIRHKAEGEVWISASGMNSAQDMARMRDAGFHGLLIGSRLMQEPDPGQALADLLRTMREVQSYA, from the coding sequence ATGGGTAGCTCCATGCTTGAGCGCTTTCGCCAGGCCAAGCAGGTTGAAATCCGGGAGCTGATCTCCCTGGAATCCGCGGGCCGCCTGCCCGAGCCGTCTATCACTCCTCGTCCGTCCCTGGCCAAAGCCTTGCTGGAGCGGGGACCGGGCGCGGTGATCGCGGAGTACAAACGAGCCTCGCCCAGTCGGGGAGTGATCAACGCGAACTGGCCTCCGGACCGGGCCGCCGCCGGGTATGCCCGGGCCGGGGCAGCGGTCTTGTCCGTGCTCACCGAGGAGACCTATTTCCAGGGTAGCCTGGAGTATCTCCCGGTCATGGCCGTTTCCGGCCTGCCCCTGCTGCGCAAGGATTTCCTGCTCCACCCCTTGCAGGTTCGCCAAACCGCCGCCACCCCGGCCTCGGCCCTGCTGCTCATCGCCCGGATGCTCAGCCAGTCGGAGTTGGAAACCATGTTGACAGAATGTCGGACGTTCGGCCTGGAAGCCGTGGTGGAGGTTTTTGACGAGGCGGACTTGGACAAGGCCAAAGCGGCGAACTCGACGCTGATCCAGGTCAACAACCGGGACCTGGATCGACTGACCACGGACCTGCGCATTTCCGAGGATCTGATCCGGCACAAAGCCGAGGGCGAGGTCTGGATCAGCGCCAGCGGGATGAACTCGGCCCAGGACATGGCCCGGATGCGCGACGCCGGATTTCACGGCCTGCTCATCGGCTCCCGGCTGATGCAAGAGCCTGATCCGGGGCAGGCCCTGGCGGACCTGTTGCGAACCATGCGAGAGGTACAATCGTATGCATGA
- the trpD gene encoding anthranilate phosphoribosyltransferase — MTTRISDILEQLARRQPLTDVQADQMFNALLLGELSQAQAGAFLMGLRAKGEDSTDLAAGVRAGLAHARQIPGLSGPRIDTCGTGGDNAHSFNCSTAVALFLAELGYQVVKHGNRAVSSSCGSADVLEALGVPLETNPEDVAGRLAVGKFVFLFAPAYHPAFRHIMPVRRDLGIRTLFNLMGPLLNPARPTHQLIGVGDPEALFTMGEALLLTGVERALVVHGAGGFDELTTFGPARCYLVKDGIMEKTAINPERLGFDRHAPEDVAVRDKDHAVGVLREILGGDGPKAMVQMAALNLAACLFLLEEGKTLVECADLARAAMKRGVSGRVLHGGLHG, encoded by the coding sequence ATGACCACGCGTATCAGCGACATCCTTGAACAACTGGCCCGCAGGCAGCCGCTGACCGACGTGCAGGCGGACCAGATGTTCAACGCCCTGCTTCTGGGCGAGTTGAGCCAGGCCCAGGCCGGGGCCTTTCTGATGGGCTTGCGGGCCAAGGGCGAGGACTCCACGGATTTGGCCGCCGGGGTGCGGGCCGGGCTGGCCCATGCCCGTCAGATTCCCGGACTTTCCGGGCCGCGGATCGACACCTGCGGCACCGGGGGTGACAATGCCCACAGCTTCAACTGCTCCACGGCCGTGGCTCTGTTTCTGGCCGAACTGGGCTATCAGGTGGTCAAGCACGGCAATCGAGCCGTGTCCTCCTCCTGCGGCAGCGCGGACGTGCTGGAAGCCCTGGGCGTGCCCCTGGAGACGAACCCCGAGGACGTGGCCGGACGGCTGGCCGTCGGCAAGTTCGTCTTCCTCTTCGCTCCGGCCTACCACCCGGCCTTCAGGCACATCATGCCCGTGCGCCGGGATCTGGGCATCCGAACCTTGTTCAATCTGATGGGACCGCTGCTCAACCCGGCCCGGCCCACCCATCAGCTCATCGGCGTGGGCGATCCGGAGGCCCTGTTCACCATGGGCGAGGCCCTGCTGCTCACCGGGGTGGAGCGAGCCCTGGTGGTCCACGGGGCCGGAGGGTTCGACGAGCTGACCACCTTTGGCCCGGCCCGCTGCTATCTGGTCAAGGACGGGATCATGGAAAAGACGGCCATCAATCCGGAACGGCTGGGCTTTGACCGTCATGCGCCGGAGGACGTGGCGGTCCGGGACAAGGACCATGCCGTGGGCGTGCTGCGGGAAATTCTTGGCGGCGACGGCCCAAAGGCCATGGTCCAGATGGCGGCCCTGAATCTGGCGGCCTGCCTTTTTCTGCTGGAAGAGGGCAAGACCCTGGTGGAATGCGCGGATTTGGCCCGGGCCGCGATGAAGCGGGGCGTGAGCGGCCGGGTACTCCATGGGGGACTCCATGGGTAG
- a CDS encoding phosphoribosylanthranilate isomerase, with the protein MHEEVRQSDRRDADPLVKVCGLRRPEDVRLCEVLGVDWTGFIFYPPSPRNVSPEHVAALPRGRAARVGVFVLQSAEEVREIMDRAELDLAQLHGGQDRRFCEHVGPERVVKVFWPLRYADLADLERDMATFATSCRAVLLDAGTAVGGHGVSLNFAAMAGLTFPRPWLLAGGLGPDNIQEAVLRCRPWGVDLNSGVEEAPGRKSPVLLRTVLEKIKMDGGSLTVHHEPQ; encoded by the coding sequence ATGCATGAGGAAGTCCGCCAAAGTGACCGGAGGGACGCCGACCCCCTGGTCAAGGTCTGCGGCCTGCGCCGACCCGAGGACGTGAGGCTGTGCGAGGTACTGGGTGTGGACTGGACCGGCTTCATCTTCTATCCGCCAAGCCCCAGAAACGTGAGTCCGGAGCATGTCGCGGCCCTTCCCCGAGGCCGGGCCGCGCGGGTCGGGGTCTTCGTGCTTCAGTCCGCGGAAGAGGTTCGGGAGATCATGGACCGGGCCGAGCTGGACTTGGCCCAGCTTCACGGCGGCCAGGACCGGCGTTTCTGCGAACACGTCGGGCCGGAGCGGGTGGTCAAGGTATTCTGGCCACTTCGGTACGCTGATCTCGCGGATCTGGAGCGGGATATGGCCACGTTCGCGACCTCGTGCCGGGCCGTGCTCCTGGACGCCGGAACCGCGGTGGGAGGCCACGGCGTCAGTCTGAATTTCGCGGCCATGGCCGGTCTGACTTTCCCCCGTCCGTGGCTCCTGGCCGGGGGCCTGGGCCCGGACAATATCCAGGAGGCCGTGCTTCGGTGCCGTCCGTGGGGCGTGGATCTGAATTCCGGGGTGGAAGAGGCTCCGGGAAGGAAGAGTCCCGTGCTGCTGCGGACTGTGCTGGAAAAAATCAAAATGGATGGCGGTTCGCTAACTGTCCACCATGAACCCCAATAA
- the aroA gene encoding 3-phosphoshikimate 1-carboxyvinyltransferase: MPTPVILQAPASKSLSHRALIAAALAPGQSHLSNVLESEDLERTRDILARASALIERGDPGKYAVSGMPRGPLGRQRQDDQEPLVMDVGESGTTCRLLTAVLAAGHGSFRIQGRGKMHSRPIASLVTALISQGIEVEYQEQPGCPPLLLHATGLPGGEVTIDLDESSQYLSGLLLAAPLARAVMTILVGGSKVVSWPYVGLTLDIMERFGVRFQVQTLHHERWMDVDWREPGEIAPGRLRIRVQPGAYQARDMAVEGDWSNASYFLAAGALSAVPVGLRGLNPESLQGDRAIVDILARMGAVVSWDQDQVTVVGGELRGVDLDMGACPDLVPTVGAVAAQAKGATTIRNVAHLRIKESDRLDAVVTELARIGAGTTALEDGLRIEPAPLPVGKRLAFKTYADHRLAMSLSLLELGGVGVDLDQPGCVAKSFPEFWTRWDELKAGLAGAGRAAA; this comes from the coding sequence ATGCCGACCCCCGTCATCCTCCAGGCCCCGGCCTCCAAGTCCCTCTCCCACCGTGCCCTGATCGCCGCGGCTTTGGCCCCTGGTCAGTCCCATTTGAGCAATGTTCTGGAAAGCGAGGATCTGGAGCGGACCCGGGATATTTTGGCCCGGGCCTCGGCCCTGATTGAGCGCGGCGACCCCGGCAAGTACGCGGTTTCGGGCATGCCGCGCGGCCCGCTGGGCCGACAGCGCCAGGACGACCAGGAGCCGCTGGTCATGGACGTGGGCGAGTCCGGGACCACCTGTCGGTTGCTGACCGCGGTACTGGCCGCCGGGCATGGGTCATTTCGGATCCAGGGCCGGGGAAAGATGCACAGTCGGCCCATAGCCAGCCTGGTCACGGCTTTGATTTCCCAGGGGATCGAGGTGGAATATCAGGAGCAGCCGGGCTGCCCACCTTTGCTCCTGCATGCCACCGGACTGCCCGGAGGCGAGGTGACCATCGACCTGGACGAATCCAGCCAGTACCTTTCCGGTCTGCTCCTGGCGGCGCCCTTGGCCCGTGCGGTCATGACCATTTTGGTGGGCGGGAGCAAGGTGGTTTCCTGGCCGTATGTCGGTTTGACCCTGGACATCATGGAACGATTCGGCGTTCGCTTCCAGGTGCAGACCCTGCACCATGAACGCTGGATGGACGTGGACTGGCGCGAGCCCGGCGAGATTGCTCCGGGCCGGTTGCGCATCCGGGTGCAGCCCGGCGCGTACCAGGCCAGGGACATGGCCGTGGAGGGGGACTGGAGCAACGCCTCCTATTTCCTGGCCGCCGGGGCCCTGAGCGCCGTTCCGGTGGGGCTGCGCGGCCTGAATCCCGAGTCTCTTCAGGGCGACCGGGCCATCGTGGACATCCTGGCCCGGATGGGGGCCGTGGTGTCTTGGGATCAAGATCAAGTGACCGTGGTCGGCGGCGAGCTGCGCGGCGTGGACCTGGACATGGGCGCCTGCCCGGACCTGGTGCCCACGGTGGGCGCGGTGGCGGCCCAGGCCAAGGGGGCGACCACGATTCGCAACGTGGCCCATTTGCGGATCAAGGAAAGCGACCGCCTGGACGCGGTGGTCACGGAGCTGGCCCGAATCGGAGCCGGGACCACCGCCTTGGAGGACGGGCTGCGGATCGAACCGGCTCCGCTTCCCGTTGGCAAACGCCTTGCCTTCAAGACCTACGCGGACCATCGCCTGGCCATGAGTCTGTCCCTGCTGGAACTGGGCGGCGTCGGCGTGGACCTGGATCAACCCGGCTGCGTGGCCAAGTCCTTTCCGGAGTTCTGGACGCGGTGGGATGAGCTGAAAGCCGGCCTTGCCGGCGCGGGACGGGCAGCGGCGTGA
- a CDS encoding 3-dehydroquinate synthase II family protein — protein sequence MIQVWFKAVPFDKTAVTLALESGVDALIAPADKVDEVKALGRVVVFAEDEVDAIRLESKADEEAATRCLRSQGKVLLRLGWEIIPVENILAQGEGLGVEVASLDQARLAAGILERGVDFVVVVPEAIHDLKAIVAALKLSEGRLELSTARIDAITPVGLGHRVCVDTCSLLRTGQGMLVGNSSAFTFLVHAETEENAYVAARPFRINAGAVHAYTLLPRNRTAYLGEVASGREVLIVDAEGRTSLAVVGRSKVEIRPLILISATCGDKAGTIFLQNAETIRLVRPDGTPVSVVALVPGDEVLCRLDTAGRHFGMAISEEISEA from the coding sequence ATGATCCAAGTTTGGTTCAAGGCCGTACCCTTTGACAAGACCGCCGTGACTCTGGCCCTGGAATCCGGCGTGGACGCTCTGATCGCCCCGGCGGACAAGGTTGATGAGGTCAAGGCCCTGGGGCGGGTGGTGGTTTTCGCCGAGGACGAGGTGGACGCGATCCGGCTGGAGAGCAAGGCCGACGAGGAAGCCGCGACGCGTTGCCTGCGCTCCCAGGGCAAGGTGCTGCTGCGTCTGGGCTGGGAGATCATTCCCGTGGAGAACATCCTGGCCCAGGGCGAAGGCCTGGGCGTGGAGGTGGCCTCCCTGGATCAGGCTCGACTGGCCGCCGGCATTCTGGAGCGGGGAGTGGATTTCGTGGTGGTCGTGCCCGAGGCCATACATGACCTGAAGGCCATCGTGGCCGCCCTGAAGCTCTCCGAGGGCCGCCTGGAGCTGAGCACGGCCCGGATTGACGCCATCACCCCCGTGGGGCTGGGGCATCGGGTCTGCGTGGACACCTGTTCCCTGCTGCGCACCGGCCAGGGCATGCTGGTGGGCAATTCCAGCGCCTTTACCTTTCTGGTGCATGCCGAGACCGAGGAAAATGCGTATGTCGCGGCCCGGCCCTTCCGGATCAACGCCGGCGCCGTGCATGCCTACACCCTTCTGCCGCGGAACCGGACCGCCTATCTGGGTGAAGTCGCCTCCGGACGGGAAGTGCTGATCGTCGACGCCGAGGGCCGGACATCATTGGCCGTGGTGGGCCGCTCCAAGGTGGAAATCCGGCCCTTGATCCTGATTTCCGCGACCTGCGGGGACAAAGCCGGCACAATCTTTCTGCAGAACGCGGAGACCATCCGCCTGGTCCGTCCCGATGGGACCCCGGTGAGCGTGGTGGCCCTGGTTCCGGGCGATGAAGTGCTTTGCCGGCTGGACACCGCCGGGCGCCATTTCGGCATGGCCATCAGCGAGGAGATCAGCGAAGCATGA
- the pheA gene encoding prephenate dehydratase — protein MSPNHSDPSELSPEAQARMAELRHGIDAIDQELLTTLNRRAALSLEVGRIKRDSRDIIFKPFREKELLTSLAAANPGPLPEEHLRNIYREILSSSRRLQRPQTIVYLGPEGTFSYFAGVEYLGHSAEFQPKPTLHEVFQAVVAREAELGVIPLENSLQGTVGQSLDLFLQFEVHVQAEIYCKISHALLSTASQLADVNTVYSHPQALEQCSTWLRSHLPTARIVPAESTAAAGRRVLEEPNSAAIGHVRMGRMLGLTALARRIEDQPDNWTRFLVIGSLPAGAGNQDKTSILFTLPDKPGALAAVLNLLAREGINMKKLESRPFRGEKWKYVFFVDLECDVSRQEYQQVLADLRDNCHTLRILGSYPSGPYLDVSEG, from the coding sequence ATGAGCCCGAACCATTCCGACCCGTCCGAACTGTCGCCCGAGGCCCAGGCCCGCATGGCCGAGCTGCGTCACGGCATCGACGCCATTGACCAGGAACTGCTGACCACCCTCAACCGCCGGGCCGCACTGAGCCTGGAAGTGGGGCGGATCAAGCGCGATTCACGGGACATCATTTTCAAACCGTTCCGGGAAAAGGAACTGCTGACCAGCCTGGCCGCGGCCAACCCCGGCCCGCTCCCGGAAGAGCATCTGCGCAACATCTACCGGGAAATTCTCTCTTCTTCCCGGCGGCTGCAGCGGCCTCAGACCATCGTCTATCTCGGCCCGGAAGGCACCTTTTCCTACTTCGCCGGGGTGGAATACCTGGGTCACAGCGCGGAATTCCAGCCCAAACCGACCCTGCACGAGGTTTTTCAGGCCGTGGTGGCCCGTGAGGCCGAGCTGGGGGTGATTCCCCTGGAAAATTCCCTGCAAGGCACCGTGGGCCAGAGCCTGGACCTGTTCCTGCAATTCGAGGTCCACGTCCAGGCGGAAATCTATTGCAAGATCAGCCACGCCCTGCTCTCCACGGCCAGCCAACTGGCCGACGTGAACACGGTTTACTCCCATCCCCAGGCCCTGGAGCAGTGCTCGACCTGGCTGCGTTCCCACCTGCCCACGGCCCGGATCGTGCCCGCAGAAAGCACGGCCGCCGCCGGTCGCCGGGTGTTGGAGGAGCCGAACAGCGCGGCCATCGGCCACGTCCGCATGGGCCGGATGCTCGGCCTGACCGCCTTGGCCCGGCGGATCGAGGACCAGCCTGACAACTGGACCCGTTTTTTGGTCATCGGCTCCCTTCCCGCCGGCGCCGGAAACCAAGACAAGACGTCCATCCTGTTCACCCTGCCGGACAAACCCGGCGCCCTGGCCGCGGTCCTGAACCTGCTGGCCCGGGAAGGCATCAACATGAAAAAGCTTGAATCCCGGCCCTTTCGCGGCGAAAAATGGAAGTACGTCTTTTTCGTGGATCTGGAATGCGACGTCAGTCGCCAGGAATATCAACAGGTCCTGGCCGACCTGCGCGACAACTGCCACACCCTGCGCATCCTCGGCAGCTACCCGTCCGGGCCGTATCTGGACGTCAGTGAAGGGTGA
- a CDS encoding prephenate dehydrogenase/arogenate dehydrogenase family protein, with product MSTTGTQNQAGTISRCCVIGSRGRMGGLFVSRLGAAGIAVIGLDQPLEQARLAEVLPDQDLLLLAVPAPAMEEVLSTCCSYCSPETIVMDVCSVKVQPLALMLRHHPGPVVGTHPLFGQEPGDDPRVAVTPGRDESAARAVSVLMEQLGFIPFLTTAEIHDRAMASVQGLNFVTTCAYLAALAGDEEIRDFLTPSFRRRLEAARKMLTEDAALFADLFEANPYSQDAVRLFRSHLNLAAGGDVDVLAQRAGWWWRSSKQGGETGP from the coding sequence GTGAGCACGACGGGCACGCAAAATCAGGCCGGGACGATTTCCCGGTGCTGCGTGATCGGTTCTCGTGGACGGATGGGCGGTCTGTTCGTCTCCCGCCTGGGCGCCGCCGGGATCGCGGTGATCGGGCTGGATCAGCCCTTGGAGCAAGCCCGGTTGGCCGAGGTGCTGCCCGACCAGGACCTGCTGCTCCTGGCGGTTCCGGCCCCGGCCATGGAGGAAGTTCTGAGTACGTGTTGTTCGTACTGCTCTCCGGAGACCATCGTGATGGACGTCTGCTCCGTGAAGGTCCAGCCTTTGGCCCTGATGCTCCGCCATCATCCAGGCCCAGTGGTGGGCACGCATCCCTTGTTCGGCCAGGAGCCCGGCGACGATCCTCGGGTAGCCGTGACCCCCGGCCGGGACGAGTCCGCGGCCAGGGCCGTGTCCGTACTCATGGAGCAACTGGGCTTCATCCCTTTCCTGACCACCGCGGAAATCCACGACCGGGCCATGGCCTCGGTCCAGGGGCTGAACTTCGTGACCACCTGCGCCTATCTGGCCGCTCTGGCCGGGGACGAGGAAATCCGCGACTTCCTGACCCCGTCCTTCCGCCGCCGCCTGGAAGCGGCCCGCAAGATGCTCACCGAGGACGCAGCCCTGTTCGCGGATTTGTTCGAGGCCAACCCCTACAGCCAGGACGCGGTCCGGCTGTTCCGCTCCCACCTCAACCTCGCCGCTGGCGGGGACGTGGACGTCCTGGCCCAGCGGGCAGGCTGGTGGTGGCGAAGCTCGAAGCAAGGGGGGGAGACCGGCCCGTGA
- a CDS encoding aminodeoxychorismate/anthranilate synthase component II produces the protein MFLLIDNYDSFTFNLVQAFQVLGRFPHVVRNDQPELLGLASSPELEAVVISPGPSRPEQAGLCLEFLELLPTTVPVLGICLGHQILGHHAGASVVVGERIMHGKTSPVRHTGEGLFAGLPQPMECGRYHSLLVRVEEAPKLLERTAWTEDGKGDGDGEDEVMGLRYTDRPWAGVQFHPESILTPEGPKLLENFLKMHALTAEPGGKSQ, from the coding sequence ATGTTTTTACTTATCGATAACTACGACTCGTTCACCTTCAATCTGGTCCAGGCCTTTCAGGTTCTGGGCCGTTTCCCCCATGTGGTCCGCAACGACCAGCCGGAGTTGCTGGGCTTGGCGAGCAGTCCGGAGTTGGAGGCCGTGGTCATTTCTCCGGGGCCGAGCCGACCCGAACAGGCGGGGCTTTGCCTGGAATTCCTGGAGCTGCTGCCCACTACCGTGCCAGTGTTGGGCATTTGTCTGGGACATCAGATTTTGGGACATCATGCAGGGGCCTCGGTGGTGGTGGGTGAGCGGATCATGCACGGCAAGACCTCTCCGGTTCGGCATACTGGCGAAGGCTTGTTCGCCGGGCTGCCCCAGCCCATGGAGTGCGGGCGCTACCATTCCCTGCTGGTCCGGGTGGAGGAAGCGCCGAAGCTGCTGGAGCGCACGGCCTGGACGGAAGATGGTAAGGGCGATGGCGATGGCGAAGACGAGGTCATGGGGCTGCGCTACACGGACCGGCCCTGGGCCGGGGTGCAGTTTCATCCGGAGTCCATTCTGACCCCGGAGGGCCCAAAGCTTTTGGAGAATTTTCTGAAGATGCACGCCTTAACCGCTGAACCCGGAGGTAAGAGCCAATGA
- the trpB gene encoding tryptophan synthase subunit beta, translated as MKKGYFGDFGGRFAPELLMPPLLELEEAMERIMAGEAFQRELTELLTHFVGRPTALYHCANLSREVGFGVWLKREDLAHTGAHKINNTVGQALLAKHMGKTKLVAETGAGQHGVATATAAALLGLECIVYMGAEDVVRQAHNVQRMELLGATVRPVESGSRTLKDAINAAMRHWIAEQAATHYCLGSAVGPHPFPLLVRELQAVIGREALAQFQERTGKLPDRVVACVGGGSNAIGMFHAFVPHEQVALIGVEAAGDGSPGCCHSATLSTGTPGVLHGTMTKLLQTIEGQILPSHSLAPGLDYPGVGPEHAHLQALGRAEYVCVTDDQALAGFMRLARAEGILPALESSHALAYVLGLSGTLPVTVDVIVCLSGRGDKDLEIVRQALVKREG; from the coding sequence ATGAAAAAAGGATATTTCGGCGATTTCGGCGGGCGCTTTGCCCCGGAACTGCTCATGCCCCCGCTGTTGGAACTTGAGGAGGCCATGGAGCGGATCATGGCCGGAGAGGCGTTTCAGCGCGAGTTGACCGAGCTGCTAACCCATTTCGTGGGCCGACCCACGGCCTTGTACCACTGCGCGAACCTCTCGCGGGAGGTCGGTTTCGGCGTCTGGCTGAAACGCGAGGACCTGGCGCATACCGGGGCGCACAAGATCAACAACACCGTGGGCCAGGCCCTGCTGGCCAAGCATATGGGCAAGACCAAGCTGGTGGCCGAAACCGGGGCCGGGCAGCACGGCGTGGCCACGGCCACGGCCGCGGCCCTGCTGGGCCTGGAGTGCATCGTGTACATGGGCGCGGAGGACGTGGTCCGTCAGGCGCACAACGTCCAACGCATGGAACTGCTGGGCGCGACGGTCCGGCCCGTGGAGTCCGGCAGCCGGACCCTCAAGGACGCCATCAACGCGGCCATGCGCCACTGGATCGCCGAGCAGGCCGCCACCCACTACTGCCTGGGCTCGGCCGTGGGACCGCATCCTTTTCCTCTGCTGGTGCGCGAACTGCAGGCCGTGATCGGCCGGGAAGCCTTGGCCCAGTTCCAGGAGCGCACCGGAAAGCTGCCGGACCGGGTCGTGGCCTGTGTGGGCGGCGGGTCCAACGCCATCGGCATGTTCCATGCCTTCGTGCCCCATGAGCAAGTGGCTCTGATCGGCGTGGAAGCCGCCGGGGACGGTTCTCCGGGCTGCTGTCATTCCGCCACGCTAAGCACCGGGACTCCCGGAGTTCTGCACGGAACCATGACCAAGCTCTTGCAGACCATCGAGGGCCAGATCCTGCCTTCCCACTCCCTGGCCCCGGGTTTGGACTACCCCGGCGTGGGCCCGGAACACGCCCATCTCCAGGCCCTGGGCCGGGCCGAATACGTCTGCGTCACCGACGATCAGGCCCTGGCCGGATTCATGCGCCTGGCCCGGGCCGAAGGCATCCTCCCGGCCCTGGAAAGCTCCCATGCCCTGGCCTATGTCCTTGGCCTGTCCGGAACCCTGCCGGTCACCGTCGACGTGATCGTCTGTCTTTCGGGTCGGGGGGATAAGGACTTGGAGATCGTGCGGCAGGCGTTGGTGAAAAGAGAGGGCTGA